The Streptomyces laurentii genome contains a region encoding:
- a CDS encoding luxR-family transcriptional regulator (Helix-turn-helix domains; cl00088;~LuxR-family transcriptional regulator [Streptomyces albus J1074];~identified by MetaGeneAnnotator; putative), translating into MLGAIGLDERQESAYRALVALGAAEVSDLAHRLALPELDTERALRHLESQGLAAQSSARMGRWVAAPPGVALGALLTQQRHELEQAERAASLLAREYRTEATEPAVHDLVEVVTGASAVTHRFLQLQLGATDEVCALVTGKPIAVSGMDNEAEAQAAERGVRYRVVVERDVLSLPTGLVELSAALGRHEEIRVVDRVPTKLVVADRTLAMIPLSGRNAEPAALVVHASGLLESLTGLFESVWREALPLRLGAGARLTEEEVPGPDPVDLEVLSLLLAGMTDATVAKQLDLGLRTVQRRVKGLMELAGVTTRLQLGWHAYEKGWVARR; encoded by the coding sequence ATGCTGGGTGCGATAGGTCTCGACGAACGGCAGGAGTCCGCCTACCGCGCGCTGGTCGCGCTCGGCGCGGCCGAGGTGTCCGACCTGGCCCATCGCCTCGCCCTGCCGGAACTCGACACCGAGCGGGCGCTGCGGCACCTGGAGTCGCAGGGCCTGGCCGCCCAGTCCTCGGCCCGCATGGGCCGCTGGGTCGCGGCCCCGCCCGGGGTGGCCCTCGGCGCGCTGCTCACCCAGCAGCGGCACGAGCTGGAGCAGGCGGAGCGGGCGGCGTCGCTGCTCGCCCGCGAGTACCGGACCGAGGCGACCGAGCCGGCCGTGCACGACCTGGTGGAGGTGGTGACCGGCGCGAGCGCGGTGACGCACCGCTTTCTCCAGCTCCAGCTGGGCGCCACCGACGAGGTGTGCGCGCTGGTGACGGGCAAGCCGATCGCCGTATCCGGGATGGACAACGAGGCGGAGGCGCAGGCCGCCGAGCGGGGTGTGCGCTACCGGGTGGTGGTCGAGCGGGACGTCCTGTCGCTGCCGACCGGCCTGGTCGAACTGTCCGCGGCCCTCGGGCGGCACGAGGAGATCCGGGTGGTGGACCGGGTGCCGACGAAGCTGGTGGTGGCGGACCGCACGCTGGCGATGATCCCGCTGTCCGGCCGCAACGCCGAGCCCGCCGCCCTTGTGGTGCACGCGAGCGGCCTCCTCGAATCCCTCACCGGCCTGTTCGAGTCGGTGTGGCGCGAGGCGCTGCCCCTGCGCCTCGGCGCGGGCGCGCGCCTGACGGAGGAAGAGGTGCCGGGCCCGGACCCGGTGGACCTGGAGGTCCTGTCGCTGCTCCTCGCGGGCATGACGGACGCGACGGTGGCCAAGCAGCTGGACCTGGGGCTGCGCACCGTACAGAGGCGGGTGAAGGGCCTGATGGAACTGGCGGGCGTGACGACCCGGCTGCAGCTGGGCTGGCACGCGTACGAGAAGGGCTGGGTCGCCCGCCGCTGA